DNA sequence from the Streptomyces sp. MST-110588 genome:
GGCGCTGCTGGCGGAGCTGCTGCCGGGGCACGACGCCGTGGTGCACTTCGCCGCCGAGTCGCACGTGGACCGCTCGGTGTGCGGCGGTCCGGAGTTCGTGGAGACCAACGTGGTCGGCACCCACGCCCTGCTGGAGGCCGTACGGCAGGCGAAGGTGGAGCGGATCGTGTGCGTGTCGACCGACGAGGTGTACGGCACCATCGACGAGGGCTCGTGGACCGAGGACTTCCCGCTGCTGCCCAACTCGCCCTACGCCGCCGCCAAGGCCGGCTCCGACCTGATCGCCCGGGCGTACTGGCGCACCCACGGTCTGGACGTCGTCATCACCCGCTGCTGCAACAACTACGGGCCCTACCAGCACACGGAGAAGCTCATCCCGCGCTTCGTGACCACGTTGCTGTCGGGCGGCAGGGTCCCGCTCTACGGTGACGGCGGCAACGTACGCGAATGGCTGCACGTCGAGGACCACTGCCGGGCCGTGCACAGC
Encoded proteins:
- the rfbB gene encoding dTDP-glucose 4,6-dehydratase: MKLLVTGGAGFIGSHYVRTLLEDGYPGWEGAHVTVLDALTYAGNRANLPASHPRLEFVHGDIRDRALLAELLPGHDAVVHFAAESHVDRSVCGGPEFVETNVVGTHALLEAVRQAKVERIVCVSTDEVYGTIDEGSWTEDFPLLPNSPYAAAKAGSDLIARAYWRTHGLDVVITRCCNNYGPYQHTEKLIPRFVTTLLSGGRVPLYGDGGNVREWLHVEDHCRAVHSALAHGRSGEIYNIGSTEELTNLELTRRLLELCGADERSVERVADRPGHDRRYSLDAGKIRTELGWQPRVSLEQGLADTVDWYRKETWWWQRPTNRD